CAAAGGGGTGTTTGGCTCGCTGACTGTTGATATGAATGGCCTCGGCTATCAATTCTTTGCCTGTTCCGCTTTCCCCTGTAATCAGGACAGAAGCATTGGTCTTTGCTATACGGGCAATGGTGTTCAACACGTCCGTCAATCCCTGGCTACGCCCGATGATGTGACTGCGGTCGAAAGCATCATTCTGTTCTTGTGTTGGTTCCTGTGGAGTGCCCGAAAGTTGAAGTGCCGTTTCGATGCGTTGCAACAAGGCGGCATTATTCCAAGGTTTCGTAATGAAATCAAAAGCTCCTGCCTGCATTCCTTGTACGGCTAGTTGGATACTTCCCCAAGCGGTCATCAATATCACCGGTGTTTCGGGACGGAATATTTTTACTTGTTTGAGTAGGGTCAAACCCTCCTCACCCGTTGTAGAAAGAGTGAAGTTCATATCCATCAGGATTAAATCCGGAGCTATGGAACGTACTACTTCCATAGCTTCCCGTGGACCGGGAACGGTCTGTGGTTCATATCCTGCCCGCTTCAACATGAAGCTAAGCGAAGAACGCACTGCGCTGTCATCGTCAATTATCAGAATCATAGTTATATTTGAGTTTTGCCCAGTCAATTAACAACTTTGTCTCACACTCCAAAGGTACTAATAAATAGTTTGCTACCAAATGATTGATATATAAATCACGGAATGCACGCTTCAATAATACAAGTTACGTAATAAAGCTGTTTTCTTATTATTGTATTTAAGATTTTCCACTGCACTAAATAAAGATTTTCAGTACAGTAATTTATAATTATTTATGCAGTCGAGTAATTATCCCGTTATAACGGGACAATAGTCACCTTATAGAGTGATAAATATCATCTTATAAGGTGACTATTGTCACTCTATAAGATGACCACCTGTCTTCGAAAGGATTAAAACTCTTAAGATACGAAATTAATTTGTAAAAAGCAAGAACGGAATAGAAAATAATACTATTTACTGCAAGTTCCTCCATAAGAATCAAAAGCTTTTTCCTACCCTTTCTATTGCCGGATGATTTCATCAAAATCAGCTTCAAGTTCGGTATTGGTACGAAAATCCCATAGCGTCAGACTGCGAATCTGATAATAGTAATACCAATAATAATAGAGTTCGGAAATATGTTTCTGTCTTGCCTCATCTTTAGAGTTCTGCGCATCATTCAGGTCTAAGGTATTAATTTTACCTATCAGGAAAGTTTCAATACTGGTCTTATAACGTTGCTGTGCAATTGCATCGGCTTCCTTCGCTATGTCCAACTGCTGCGCCTGATTATTGAAATGCTCCACCAACAAAAAGATATCCTGGTTGAAGTTGATCTGTTCCTGGCGGATCTTTGAAAGCACCACATCCCGGTTACTCTTGGCTACCCGGACTTTCCCACGGCGTTTTCCCCAATCGAGAATCGGAATCTTAACACCTACCTGAACAATCTGATTATCCTGCAAGTTCCTGTAAACGGCTGGAAAATTCCGGTTCTCACCCGTATATCCCACGCTTGCAAACAAATCGACACTACGCAAATTTCCACGTGCGGTAGCTACTTCATAATCGGCTTCCAACTGGCGACGACGGATATTCTGTGCAAAAGAATTACGTTCCAATGCTTTATTTAACACCTGATTGTACTCCATCCTCGGGCCTTCTACAGCTTCGGGAAGAACAGGACTGAGTACTTCATCCTCCCCTACTCCCAGAAAGGCACGGAGTTGGAACATCTTGGCATTAAGATCACTCTCTGTTTCCGTCAATGCTGCTTTTGCATTTAAGGCAGAAAGCTTCAACTGCAAGAGTTCATTCTCGGAAATCTGCCCCATTTTGCGTTTGGCAAGGGCTACTTCATAAAGGTGGTCGGCGTTTGTCTGATTCTGTTTCGCCGTACCAAGATTTTCTTTTGCCAACAAAAGATTAAAATAATAGGTGATGGTACGCATCGTCACTTCTTCGGTAGCAGTGATAAAAGCAGCTTTTGCTTCGGCATAACGAACCGGTTCGATACGTCTGTTCCACTTTATATTATTGACTCCAAAGATGGGTTGTATAAGTTTCAATGTGACAGGAACCGACATAAAATGACGGTTTCCTCCAGCTCCCAATTGCTTGATATAGTCGAGAGAGGAGGTCAGCGAAAGCTTACCACCGGTAAGCCAGATGTTTTGGTCAATGGAAAGATCACCGGTAAGCCCCAATGTGTTATTGCGGACGAAACCGTAAGAACCATCCGAATTTTGATAGGAACTATATGATTTGTTATAATTGGGAAGGGTTCCGGTCAGGTTGACTTCCGGCAGAAGATCGGCACGAAAGGTGCGAAACTCCCAATAGGCGGTTTTCAATTCATTCAAGGCAACAGCAGCGTCAACAGATTGAGCACGCGCCATAGCAATAGCTTCATTCAAGGTTATTTCCCTTTCCTTCTGTGCTGACAATGCCAACGGCAGGCAAACGGCAGCAAGAGCGAACAATATATTTTTCTTTTTCATTATGCACATTTATTCTTCGCGCAGCGCTTCGGCAGGCTGTATGCGGATTACCTGACGGGCAGGAAACCAAATACCAATAAGAACCATTAAAGACATCAGGAAGTAGGTTATGACAAATGTAATAAGAAAACGCACTACTCCCCACTCCATATACCCTTCAGTCAACTCCAGATGGCCGATATTATAACAGATGGCGGCGGCAGGCAAAGCAGCCAGAGTCAATAATAGCAATCCTTCTTTATTTAAACGTTGCCAAAGCTGCATCCGGCTGGACCCGACTGCTATACGAAGTGCAGACTCGGCACGACGGTGCTGCGTACGAAACCAAAATGTGCCGACAATACCCAGCAGAATATTGAGCAATAAAAAGCCCATCATCCAAAGATGTATCTGTACTTGATTATAACTCCCTTGCTGGAAGCCATCCCGCAGATCTTCATAATCATGCACTTTCAGGATGAATAAGTTACCGACACTCAACTGGTTGGCAGACAATTTCATCAAACGTTCCGCAAAGTCTTTAGAAGTCCCCGGTTTCACACGCAGGCAAACTTCTACATCTGAAGGATAAAGTTCACTATCAAGTTTGGCCATTATCTTTTCAGAAAGAGCAATGGCTACATACCGGTCACTATAATTAGCCCAGAAGTCATTGTAACGCACTTTCTTCGATACTCCTCCTATCTTGTATACTCTCGTAGAATCATCCACATCGACCATTTCTTTACCCAACAGTGTACGATCGCCTTTATAATCTTTGGACCAGCAATTTTCACCAACAACCACATTGCCATTCCTCAAAGCTTGTACCAACGGCTGATAACCACGTCCATCAGCACTTTGGTAACGGAAGACCTGAAAAAAGTCAGGGGTTACCGAACGCCGTAGCGGATGAATAACCAATGTATCGATACGCAAAATACTACCGGAATTATTCCCGATATAGGGACGCGCATTTCTGGATATTGAAACGACCTCCACTTCCGGCAATCTCCGGAGACGATTGGTCAATTCAACAATGTCTTGTCCTAAAGATGTACTCTTTTGCTCTTTCGAAAGATAGGAATTACTCTTTTCGTTTTTCAGGCTTAGTTCCAAATAATACGTATCGGTAATATCAAATCCTACCGGTTCGTAATAAGTACGCGCTGTCACATACGTCCGATCGACCACATACCACAGGACCACAAAAACAATTAACAGTTCTGACCATAACCATCCGTTTGACCGGCGCTCGTTCCATATTTGTTTTAATAGTTGCATTTTCTTTAGAATTTAGATGAGTTGAAGAATTATCTTTCGTTGATGGCATCCACAATATTGGTGCAGGTTACTCTCCATGCCGGAATGGCGGCACTTAGCAAATTGAGTAGGAAGCAAGCCAAAAATGCCAGCAGGAATACGGTAGGGTCGAACAGTAAGTCGACACACATGGTCCGCAAATCTTCCACCCCATTGGATACAAAGTCTACGGAGAAAAGCATTCCTCCCAAAAGGAAAGCGGCGACATAACTTAATACCAGTCCGAGAATTCCTCCGAACAGGGAATAAAGCATATTTTCGGATAGTACCTGCATCATAAGTTCCCCTCTGGATGCACCAAAGGCTTTTCGCACTCCTATTTCGGAGATACGCTTACGCATACGTGACAAAGTAAGTCCGGACAAGTTGACGGCAGGGACGATCAACAAGACAAGTAATGTCAGTATGTATTGCCGTATTGCTTCTTTCACAGCCGGAGGATTGTTGGAGGAATAGCGTTGCGCGGCTACGAAATAAGTATCAGGCTGTCCGTGATAGAGTAAATCGAAATTGGGATGCCCTGCCATAAAGATAGTCCGTAAGCGGTCCGCTTCCTGCCGAATAGCCGGAAAATCGTCTTTCGATTTAGCCAGTATATAGACGGCAGTCATACCCATGATATTGTCATCGCCCCAAGTGGCTGTGAAGGCATTTGTAGAACTCAAAGGAATCCAAACTTGCGCATAGGCGTACTTCGCCAGTTTAGAGACCGGACGTACCACTCCGCAAACAATATAAGCCGAATGATTCAGAAGGAATGTTTTCCCAACCACTTCTGACGTTCCGAACAAGCGGCGAGCCATATCTTCGGAAATCACCGCTTTGTCTGCTCCGGCATCAAAATCAGCATTATCATACGGTTTACCGGATAGAAACTTAAATTCAAATATTTTCCAGAAATCATCGTCTGTTTGCAACACACTACAACTTTCCATCTCACCTGCCGGTTTAGCAGCCAGCATGGTTTCCTGCCCGATATTGGTTATGGAAACAGCTTCGGGAATTGTCATTGCTTTGAAACAAGCCTTTGCCGTATTGTATCCGATAGCGCCATTGCTTTGCCAATTCACGTTAGACTTATTTTGAAGGCCTGCGAAACGGAAAATGAGCATCCGGTCACGATGGGTTTCCGGCGCAAAGGGAGCAATAGTCGCACGTAAAGTAATCACGATCACCATTATCATAGCAATAGCCAAAGCTGTACCAATAATGGAAATAGAAGAAAGCAGTTTATTTTCTCCCAACAGATGGAATGCTTGTTTAAAATAGAGTTTTATCATGATCGTTATCAGTATAAAGTTCAGTATATTTCTTACTCATCTTTTTTATTCTTTTTTCGATTAGGTTACACAGTAGTTCGTCAAAGAACGTTCTACGTTAGAAGTTCCAGCCCTTCTTTGTTATATCCTTACATTTCAAGTTTTTGTGATTGATTTTACCAACACCATCCTTTTTAAAGAAAGCAGTATCAGCCTTACCCGATAAAGTGATATTTCCTACTCCATCCACTTTAGCCTTGATAACACTACAGTCAACATTCATTTTCATATTGCCTACTCCGTCGACATCAAGTTTCAGTTCATCGCAATGAAGATTTTTCACGTTGCAATTTCCCACTCCGTCGAGTTCGAAAGCTATATTTTTAAGATTCAATTTTTCCTTTGCATCAAAGTTCCCTACCCCGTCGATTTTCACTTTACTCAAATCGGGAGCAGTTATATAAAAAATCAAATTCTTGACATTCTTTGCATTCTTCTCTTTATAATCGATAACCAGTGTACCATTCTTCACCGTTACCCGGGTTTTCTCTACAAATTCGGAAGGTCCTTCCAAACGGCAGGTACATTCTGCCGATTGAGCGAAAATAATATTTCCGACAGATTGCAGGTTGATGGCAGAAAATTTGCCTACATTATAATCTTTACTCACATTTTGTGCCGATAGCGAACAAAAAGCAACACTTAACAGGACAGCTATCGCAACGATGAAAATATTCTTTGTCATATTGGTTTTTAATTTAGAGAGATATTATTCTGTTTTCTATTTAGTTTTATGTATACAACGCAGGTTCCTATTGCACCTGTCGTCCGTCAAAGAAACGGATCGTACGCGAAGTCTGCTTCGCCTGTTCTTCATTATGGGTGACCATAACAATGGTGCGTCCGTCTTCTTTATTCAACCGGTGAAGCAGTTCCATTACTTCGGCTCCCATCCTTGAATCCAAGTTACCAGTCGGCTCATCGGCAAGGATTATTTCGGGATTACCGATAATAGCACGGGCAATAGCTACACGTTGGCACTGTCCACCGGAAAGTTGTGTAGGAAAATGTCTCATACGATGGCTTAACCCTACTTTTTTCAATACCTCTTGCGCCAACCGCTTTCGCTCACTACTGCCAACACGGCGATAAAGTAGAGGTAGCTCCACATTATCCATTACACTTAACGAATTAATCAGATGGAAAGACTGAAACACAAAACCAAGCGTTTTATTACGGAAAATCGCCAATTCTTTATCTTTCATTCCTTCGGTACGTATTCCATTGATTTCCACTATTCCCTTGGTAGGTGCGTCAAGTAATCCCATTATATTCAACAATGTAGATTTTCCGCACCCGGAAGGTCCCATTATACTTAGGAATTCTCCACGTTCTACCGTCAGATTCACATTTTCCAACGCTACCGTTTCAATCTCATCAGTACGGTAAATTTTGGAAAGAGAGTTCAATGTTATCATAACTTCTAGTATTTAATTTATTTAATCTTCAGCTTATTCTTGTTCTTATATGCACTCATATCGCTTACCACTACCTTGTCGCCCGGTTGCAATCCACTCAAAACTTCTACATATTCAAAGTTTGAATCCCCCAACTGTATCTTACGTTTGACCAGTTCATTGTCTGAGTTGCAGACAAACAATTCGTATTCACCACGCCCCACATAGAAAGAGCCATTGGCAACACGCATCACATCTTCCTTCACGGCATTCATCACATAAACATCTGTCTTCAATCCGGAGCGCAGACGACGGTGATTATCTTCCTTCAACTGAACCGTGAATGATATGACGCCATTCTTGGATAACGGTGTTACACTACTGACCGTTCCTTCCAGTTTATCACTTCCTATCTTAACTATTGCTTTTCCTCCGGCTGCCACACGGTCGCCATACGTATCAGCAATCTCGCCTTCTACCTTAAAATGACTTAAATCGGAAATGATAGCGACTTGTCCGCCTTCGGAAATCTGCGCACCAATCTGGTTATTAATATAGGTAAGAATAGCTCTGCGCGGAGAACGGATTTGCGCGTCATCCAAAGTACGTTTCTTTTCGGAGAGACTCTTACGGAAGATGTTAAAATCGAGTTCCTGTACTTTCAGTTCGGCAGCAGCTACCTCCTTCTCATTTTTATATTGCTGCCGGAGTTGTTCGTACTCTAACTGGGCAACATTATAGCTCAATTCAGCCTGGCGCACTTTATCCGTTGTTCCCGCACCGAGACTGTCCAGATAGTGTTCATTTCTCAATTCCACCTTCATCCGGCTTAATTTCATAGCCGAAACTTTGATCTGCATCGCCATATCCGAAAGCTTCGTCTGATTATTGACACGAAGCTGATCGAGCTTATACCGACGCATCTGCTCTTCGTCCAGCAACTTTTTATATTCGGTTTCCGTACTCTGAAGGTCGAGTTTCAGAATCGGAGTACCTACATCTACGCTATCTCCTCCTTTTTTATAAACTTCAAGAATACGACTGTTGATCGGAGAATTGATAATTTCTTCAAATGCAGGAACCACCTTGCCGGAAGCACTGACACTTACCTC
The Bacteroides caecimuris DNA segment above includes these coding regions:
- a CDS encoding TolC family protein, with amino-acid sequence MKKKNILFALAAVCLPLALSAQKEREITLNEAIAMARAQSVDAAVALNELKTAYWEFRTFRADLLPEVNLTGTLPNYNKSYSSYQNSDGSYGFVRNNTLGLTGDLSIDQNIWLTGGKLSLTSSLDYIKQLGAGGNRHFMSVPVTLKLIQPIFGVNNIKWNRRIEPVRYAEAKAAFITATEEVTMRTITYYFNLLLAKENLGTAKQNQTNADHLYEVALAKRKMGQISENELLQLKLSALNAKAALTETESDLNAKMFQLRAFLGVGEDEVLSPVLPEAVEGPRMEYNQVLNKALERNSFAQNIRRRQLEADYEVATARGNLRSVDLFASVGYTGENRNFPAVYRNLQDNQIVQVGVKIPILDWGKRRGKVRVAKSNRDVVLSKIRQEQINFNQDIFLLVEHFNNQAQQLDIAKEADAIAQQRYKTSIETFLIGKINTLDLNDAQNSKDEARQKHISELYYYWYYYYQIRSLTLWDFRTNTELEADFDEIIRQ
- a CDS encoding ABC transporter permease, yielding MQLLKQIWNERRSNGWLWSELLIVFVVLWYVVDRTYVTARTYYEPVGFDITDTYYLELSLKNEKSNSYLSKEQKSTSLGQDIVELTNRLRRLPEVEVVSISRNARPYIGNNSGSILRIDTLVIHPLRRSVTPDFFQVFRYQSADGRGYQPLVQALRNGNVVVGENCWSKDYKGDRTLLGKEMVDVDDSTRVYKIGGVSKKVRYNDFWANYSDRYVAIALSEKIMAKLDSELYPSDVEVCLRVKPGTSKDFAERLMKLSANQLSVGNLFILKVHDYEDLRDGFQQGSYNQVQIHLWMMGFLLLNILLGIVGTFWFRTQHRRAESALRIAVGSSRMQLWQRLNKEGLLLLTLAALPAAAICYNIGHLELTEGYMEWGVVRFLITFVITYFLMSLMVLIGIWFPARQVIRIQPAEALREE
- a CDS encoding ABC transporter permease, producing MIKLYFKQAFHLLGENKLLSSISIIGTALAIAMIMVIVITLRATIAPFAPETHRDRMLIFRFAGLQNKSNVNWQSNGAIGYNTAKACFKAMTIPEAVSITNIGQETMLAAKPAGEMESCSVLQTDDDFWKIFEFKFLSGKPYDNADFDAGADKAVISEDMARRLFGTSEVVGKTFLLNHSAYIVCGVVRPVSKLAKYAYAQVWIPLSSTNAFTATWGDDNIMGMTAVYILAKSKDDFPAIRQEADRLRTIFMAGHPNFDLLYHGQPDTYFVAAQRYSSNNPPAVKEAIRQYILTLLVLLIVPAVNLSGLTLSRMRKRISEIGVRKAFGASRGELMMQVLSENMLYSLFGGILGLVLSYVAAFLLGGMLFSVDFVSNGVEDLRTMCVDLLFDPTVFLLAFLACFLLNLLSAAIPAWRVTCTNIVDAINER
- a CDS encoding GIN domain-containing protein — translated: MTKNIFIVAIAVLLSVAFCSLSAQNVSKDYNVGKFSAINLQSVGNIIFAQSAECTCRLEGPSEFVEKTRVTVKNGTLVIDYKEKNAKNVKNLIFYITAPDLSKVKIDGVGNFDAKEKLNLKNIAFELDGVGNCNVKNLHCDELKLDVDGVGNMKMNVDCSVIKAKVDGVGNITLSGKADTAFFKKDGVGKINHKNLKCKDITKKGWNF
- a CDS encoding ABC transporter ATP-binding protein, which codes for MITLNSLSKIYRTDEIETVALENVNLTVERGEFLSIMGPSGCGKSTLLNIMGLLDAPTKGIVEINGIRTEGMKDKELAIFRNKTLGFVFQSFHLINSLSVMDNVELPLLYRRVGSSERKRLAQEVLKKVGLSHRMRHFPTQLSGGQCQRVAIARAIIGNPEIILADEPTGNLDSRMGAEVMELLHRLNKEDGRTIVMVTHNEEQAKQTSRTIRFFDGRQVQ
- a CDS encoding efflux RND transporter periplasmic adaptor subunit, which codes for MDREIPKEVRQKERNKKIIRYSSIGVASIVVIGVLISVLRAGVEAKDLVFSTVDTGVIEVSVSASGKVVPAFEEIINSPINSRILEVYKKGGDSVDVGTPILKLDLQSTETEYKKLLDEEQMRRYKLDQLRVNNQTKLSDMAMQIKVSAMKLSRMKVELRNEHYLDSLGAGTTDKVRQAELSYNVAQLEYEQLRQQYKNEKEVAAAELKVQELDFNIFRKSLSEKKRTLDDAQIRSPRRAILTYINNQIGAQISEGGQVAIISDLSHFKVEGEIADTYGDRVAAGGKAIVKIGSDKLEGTVSSVTPLSKNGVISFTVQLKEDNHRRLRSGLKTDVYVMNAVKEDVMRVANGSFYVGRGEYELFVCNSDNELVKRKIQLGDSNFEYVEVLSGLQPGDKVVVSDMSAYKNKNKLKIK